CTTCGCGCCAGCGGACCAGCGCGCCCGCCTCCTGCGGCCGCACCAGCAGGGCGACGGCCTGTTCCGCGTCCACGCCCAGCTTGCGGTCGACGAAGGCGACGCGCCCGAAGGCCCCGAGCCGCGGCTCGTAGACCAGCGTCGCGTCGGCGACGTCCAGGCGCCCGCGCTCCGCTTCGAGGGCGGCCAGGGCCGCCTCGCGGGACAGGGTCGCGGGCGCCCAGGCTTGCGGCACCGCGGGCGGCAAAGGGGGTGGCGCGGCGAGGAGGGACGCGGAGTCGCCGGTTGTCGTCGCGGTGGTCACCGTCGGCGCCGGCGCGGCGGCGGTCGTCGTGGCGGTCGTCGTGTCCGTCGTCGCACCCCGCGTGAGCGAGCGGATCTGGTCGCGCGTCAGGGGACCGCGCAGGTAGCTCATCGCCCAGCGCGTCTGCATCAGGACCGGCCCGTCGGCGTGCGTGTCGTGCAGCAGGAAGACGCGCTCGCCCAGGCCCGACAGCAGCGCGTCGGCCGTCTTGCGGTCGAAGCCGCCGGCCGCGGAGGCGAGCCCGTCGAGCACGCGCAGCTTGTCGCGCTCGGTCTGCAGCTTGCCCAACAGCCAGATGCCGGCGTTCCCGAGCGCCTTGTAGTCCAGGTCGACGGGGTTCTGGGTGGTCAGCACCACGCCCAGGCCGCAGGCGCGGGCCTGCTTCAGCAGGGTCAGCAGGGGTTTCTTGCTGGGCGGCTCGGCCGTCGGCGGCAGGTAGCCGAAGACCTCGTCCATGTAGAGCAGCGCCCGCAGGCTGGTGGTGCCCGGCTGGCGGCGCATCCAGGCGACGACCTGCTCCAGCAGGAGCGTCGTGAAGAACATGCGCTCCGCGTCCTGCAGGTGCGCGATCGAGAAGATGGCGTGGCGCGGCCGGCCGTCCGGCGCCCGCAGCAGCGCGTCGACGTCCAGCGGCTCGCCCTGCAGCCAGGACGCGAACGACGGCGCCGCGACGACCGCGTTCAGGGCCATGGCCAGCTCGAAACGCTCCTGCGGCGGGAAGAAGACGTCCACCTCGAAGACGCCGAGCTTGTCCACGGGCGGCTTCTGCACCGCCGTGATCAGCTGCACCAGGTCCAGGTCGCGGCCCTCGCGCCAGGCGTGCTCGAAGATCGTCGAGAGCAGGATGTGCTCGCGGCCGCGCAGGGGGTCCGCGTCGACGCCGGCCAGGCCGAGCAGGGCGCCGACGGTGCCCGCGATCTGCTCGCGACGGGCCTCCTCGTTCCCCTCCCAGCCGCCGGTCGGCGCGCGCAGCGAGGCGAGGATGGACACCGGGGTGCCCGCGTCCGAGCCCGGGGTGTAGATGCGGAACTCGGCGCTCGCCTTCAGGCGGCGGATGCGGTCGGGATCCTGGTCCCAGGCGGCGAGCCCCTCGCGCCAGGCGGTCGCCGTGGCGGCGGCGCATTCCTGCGGGGTCTGGCCCTTGCGGCGTGCGTCGTCGGGGTTGACCCAGGGCAGGAAGTCCTCGGGCCGCAGTTCGGGGAACGTGAGCAGCAGGTTGGCGAGGTCGCCCTTGGGATCGATGATGATCGCCGGCACGCCGTCGAGCGCCGCTTCCTCGAGCAGGGCGACGCACAGCCCGGTCTTGCCCGAGCCGGTCATGCCCACGCAGACGGCGTGGGTCGTCAGGTCGCGGGCGTCCAGCTGCAGGTGCGCGTCGGGCTTCACGCCGGTGACCGGGTCGAATTCCTTGCCGAGGTAGAAGGCTCCGAGCCGCTCGATCGGTGGCATGGCCGCGCTCCCGCGCTAGACGACGAACTGGCCGTCGCGCATCAGTTGGCGGTGCGATCCGTCCTCGTAGGCGACGTCCATCGAGGGCGTGTGGAACAGGTAGTCGATGTGGACGCTCGAGTGGTTGCAGCCGCCGGGCATGTCCTCGTTGCTGCCGAAGGCGATGTGCGCCGTGCGCAGGGCCTTCTCGTCCTCCAGCATGCAGCCGACCAGGCGGGCGCCCGGGTTCAGGCCGATGCCCAGTTCGCCGACGACGCTCGCGCTCGCGTCGGTCGCGCACAGCGCCTCGATCTCGGCCCGCAACGCGGCGTCGGCGCAGGTCACCCGCGTCACGTGGCCGCCGGACAGATCGAGGGTGACCGGCGCCGCGGGCTTGCCGATGGCGCCGATGGGGCCGTCGGCCACCAGCACGCCCTCGCCCTCGGTCTCGACCGGGGCGCAGTAGACCTCGCCGCAGGGCAGGTTGACGCCGGTCTCGACGGTCGCGTGCAGGTCGGACTGGAACGTCCGCCCGCGCAGGCCCAGCACCAGGTCGGTGCCGCCGGGCGCGGTGATGCGGACCGAGACGGCGTCGCGCAGGTTGTCGATCAGCCGGTCGGCGCGGGTGCGCATGGCCGCGTAGTCCACGGCCAGCGGGCCGTCGTCGAGCATCGCCTCGGTGATGCCGGGCGCGTGGCCGAGGCGGATCCGCTGCGTGGCCTCGATGGCGTGGATCCAGGCGATGCGGAAGGGCACCTCGGCATTCGCCGCGGAGAAGGCGTTGATCACCACGGTGCGGCCGGCGAGGCGGTCGATCATGCCCGCGGGCGGCGCGGCGTGGGGCCGGCCCTGTTCGGGGATCAGGTAGGTGTCGGTGTCGCAGCCCTCGGCTTCGGCCGTCGCGGCGAACACCTCGGCCACGCCGCGGGTGACCGTGTCGGTGACGATCAGGACACGGTCGTGGCGCTTCAAGTCCAGCACGTTGGTCAGCGCGCTGCGCGCGGCGCGGACGCGTTCTTCGCGGTTCGTCATCGTCGCCCTCCCGGCGGGGTGGTGGGCTCCCTCGCGCGCAAGATGGGCCTTTCCCGGCGGCTTGTCCAGCGGCGGCCGCCGGCAGTGGGTGCCGGCGGAGGGTGCCGGAAGCGGACCGGCCGCGATTCCCGTCCTTGGGAAGCGCGGCCGGCGATGACACGTGTCGCGGGGACCATAGCAGATTCCGGATGCGCCGTGCGCGCAATCTTGCGCCGGCGGCCGGTCGGGTCCAGGATGGGGAGCGGGAGGATCCGAAATGAATGTCGACCCGCACGCCGACCGCGAACGCCGCCTGCATTTCCTGAACCGCCGCCTCGCCGCCGCGCAGAAACGGTGGTCGCTGTTCGCCGACGGCGACCGCGTCCTGCTCGGCCTGTCCGGCGGCATGGACAGCGTGACGCTGCTGCATCTGCTCGCGCGCCGTCGCCGCGACGCGACCTGCGGGTTCGCGCTGGCCGCGATGCACGTGGAGTTCCCGGAAGCGGAAGGCCGCGCGGAGCGTCGCCGGCGGCTGGAGGATCTCTGCTCCGGCCTGGACGTGCCGCTGGCGTTCGCGGCGGCCGATCCGGACCCCGGGCCGCCCGCGGGCGCGCGTCCGGCCCACCCCTGCTTCCGCTGCGCCCGCGAGCGGCGGCGGTTGCTGTTCACGCACGCCGCGGAGCACGGCTTCGGCAAGCTGGCGCTGGGCCATCACCTGGATGACGCCGCCGAGACGGTGCTGATGAACCTGCTGTTCAAGGGCGGGCTGGAGGGGCTGCCGCCGCGACGCGACTT
This sequence is a window from bacterium. Protein-coding genes within it:
- a CDS encoding type IV secretory system conjugative DNA transfer family protein; protein product: MPPIERLGAFYLGKEFDPVTGVKPDAHLQLDARDLTTHAVCVGMTGSGKTGLCVALLEEAALDGVPAIIIDPKGDLANLLLTFPELRPEDFLPWVNPDDARRKGQTPQECAAATATAWREGLAAWDQDPDRIRRLKASAEFRIYTPGSDAGTPVSILASLRAPTGGWEGNEEARREQIAGTVGALLGLAGVDADPLRGREHILLSTIFEHAWREGRDLDLVQLITAVQKPPVDKLGVFEVDVFFPPQERFELAMALNAVVAAPSFASWLQGEPLDVDALLRAPDGRPRHAIFSIAHLQDAERMFFTTLLLEQVVAWMRRQPGTTSLRALLYMDEVFGYLPPTAEPPSKKPLLTLLKQARACGLGVVLTTQNPVDLDYKALGNAGIWLLGKLQTERDKLRVLDGLASAAGGFDRKTADALLSGLGERVFLLHDTHADGPVLMQTRWAMSYLRGPLTRDQIRSLTRGATTDTTTATTTAAAPAPTVTTATTTGDSASLLAAPPPLPPAVPQAWAPATLSREAALAALEAERGRLDVADATLVYEPRLGAFGRVAFVDRKLGVDAEQAVALLVRPQEAGALVRWRE
- a CDS encoding aminopeptidase, with translation MTNREERVRAARSALTNVLDLKRHDRVLIVTDTVTRGVAEVFAATAEAEGCDTDTYLIPEQGRPHAAPPAGMIDRLAGRTVVINAFSAANAEVPFRIAWIHAIEATQRIRLGHAPGITEAMLDDGPLAVDYAAMRTRADRLIDNLRDAVSVRITAPGGTDLVLGLRGRTFQSDLHATVETGVNLPCGEVYCAPVETEGEGVLVADGPIGAIGKPAAPVTLDLSGGHVTRVTCADAALRAEIEALCATDASASVVGELGIGLNPGARLVGCMLEDEKALRTAHIAFGSNEDMPGGCNHSSVHIDYLFHTPSMDVAYEDGSHRQLMRDGQFVV
- a CDS encoding ATP-binding protein, whose translation is MNVDPHADRERRLHFLNRRLAAAQKRWSLFADGDRVLLGLSGGMDSVTLLHLLARRRRDATCGFALAAMHVEFPEAEGRAERRRRLEDLCSGLDVPLAFAAADPDPGPPAGARPAHPCFRCARERRRLLFTHAAEHGFGKLALGHHLDDAAETVLMNLLFKGGLEGLPPRRDFFDGRVALVRPLLLAEKAEIARAAATLDFPFVPCLCGRAVGGLGSERDRARDYLHSLGRNARTAKRHLLRVSLRERPPEVRP